The following are from one region of the Myxococcota bacterium genome:
- a CDS encoding sugar transferase, with protein MLRAHAKLISSLLLTIDVGFSALVFLATVSLLEVTHPGAGADTRALLVPGLVACLAWPLILDQFELYGSQRRRDIIQVLESLVLAGALSTVLVATAVALSATPVAWTFPLAFGTGQFLVLGTIRVIGMALVRAFRARGHNTRYVLVVGSGKRAHSVLQVLERHREWGLSVVGFLDDGDVPHDPRIPQDRIRKLIHLPQILKQQVIDEVIVACPRSMLGDIGPVVSTCASAGVPMTVLSDLFGDYLPPPRVTRFGSLAALSFAPVHHSRSLLALKRVIDVVGSGAALIVSAPIIGLAAIAIKATSPGPVIFRQVRCGQYGRPFSMCKLRTMYVDAEERLAELMKKNEMKGPVFKMRDDPRITKVGRILRRLSLDELPQFWNVLRGDMSLVGPRPPLPHEVLEYETFDRRRLSMRPGITCLWQVGGRNNIDFEGWVKLDLEYIDTWSITNDIKILLRTIPAIVRGTGM; from the coding sequence GTGTTGAGAGCCCACGCGAAGCTCATTAGTTCGCTCCTGCTGACGATCGACGTCGGCTTCTCCGCGTTGGTGTTTCTGGCGACGGTTTCGCTCCTGGAGGTCACGCATCCCGGCGCCGGGGCCGATACCCGGGCCCTGCTCGTCCCCGGTCTGGTCGCCTGCCTGGCCTGGCCCCTGATCCTCGACCAGTTCGAGCTCTACGGGTCCCAGCGCCGCCGCGACATCATCCAGGTGCTCGAGAGCCTGGTCCTGGCCGGCGCGCTTTCCACGGTGCTCGTCGCGACGGCGGTGGCCCTCTCTGCCACGCCGGTCGCCTGGACCTTCCCGCTCGCCTTCGGCACCGGTCAGTTCCTCGTGCTCGGCACGATTCGCGTGATCGGAATGGCGCTGGTGCGCGCCTTCCGCGCCCGCGGTCACAACACCCGCTACGTCCTCGTGGTGGGTTCGGGGAAGCGCGCCCATTCGGTGCTCCAGGTGCTCGAGCGCCACCGCGAATGGGGTCTCTCGGTGGTGGGCTTCCTCGACGACGGGGATGTGCCGCACGATCCGCGGATTCCCCAGGATCGCATCCGCAAGCTGATCCACCTGCCGCAGATCCTGAAGCAGCAGGTGATCGACGAAGTGATCGTGGCCTGCCCGCGCTCGATGCTGGGCGACATCGGCCCGGTGGTCAGCACCTGCGCCAGCGCCGGCGTGCCGATGACCGTGCTTTCGGATCTCTTCGGCGACTACCTGCCGCCGCCGCGGGTCACCCGCTTCGGCTCGCTCGCCGCCCTGAGCTTCGCGCCCGTCCATCACAGCCGCTCGCTGCTCGCGCTGAAGCGCGTGATCGACGTCGTCGGTTCGGGAGCCGCCCTCATCGTGTCGGCGCCGATCATCGGCTTGGCCGCGATCGCCATCAAGGCGACCTCGCCGGGGCCGGTGATCTTCCGTCAGGTGCGCTGTGGCCAGTACGGCCGGCCGTTCTCGATGTGCAAGCTCCGCACGATGTACGTCGACGCCGAGGAGCGTCTGGCCGAGCTGATGAAGAAGAACGAGATGAAGGGACCCGTCTTCAAGATGCGCGACGATCCGCGGATCACGAAGGTGGGCCGCATCCTGCGTCGCCTGAGTCTCGACGAGCTGCCCCAGTTCTGGAACGTGCTGCGCGGCGACATGAGCCTGGTGGGCCCGCGGCCGCCGCTGCCCCACGAGGTCCTCGAGTACGAGACCTTCGACCGGCGCCGACTCTCGATGCGCCCCGGTATCACCTGTCTGTGGCAGGTGGGCGGCCGCAACAACATCGACTTCGAGGGCTGGGTGAAACTCGACCTCGAGTACATCGACACCTGGTCGATCACCAACGACATCAAGATCCTGCTCCGCACGATCCCCGCGATCGTGCGCGGCACGGGGATGTAG
- a CDS encoding SEL1-like repeat protein has protein sequence MSSEGERGRIAAVWWIALVVVGALGCSEVDRTRWSARFGDAEAQLSLGKAYARGAGVDADGAEAVRWLGEAAAQGSPEAAAELAELYSAGTLIAADPTEALRWYEQAAESAGPEEHFALGNRLMAGEGVIADPRRAIEWWTRAADAGFLDAQVVLGAAYLEGTGVLRDFGRAAKYFEGAAKAGNPAAQNRLGLLYTNDYGPARDYAVAYRWFEAAAAQGHAEGQLNLATMHLNGLGDGANREDGIRWLRSAADTGSPVAQLRLATSLEKGDGLDANLVDAQRWYTAAAENGQGKAAFRLAEGIEEGTFPSAGDGDAKTWLEKAAELGHPPAQVELGKRLLEGTGMEEDHAEAFRWTYEAATGGNPEAQNRLGAMYDRGYGVDRSSEEAVRWFKLAAERGYLDAHTNLALAYLGGDGVERDVARGVQLLEAAAERGQRDAAFLLAKRYRLGDGVERDPDAAVRWMRKAAQRGLPRAQADLGSWYATGKGVDRDDARALAWFTLALESGLKGMERPHSRLQRRMTPEQRQRAQRLLTQLRGELAEQG, from the coding sequence ATGAGCAGTGAAGGGGAGCGCGGTCGCATCGCGGCCGTCTGGTGGATAGCGCTGGTGGTGGTCGGCGCCCTCGGTTGCAGCGAGGTCGACCGGACCCGCTGGAGTGCGCGTTTCGGTGATGCCGAGGCCCAGCTCTCGCTGGGCAAGGCCTACGCGCGCGGCGCCGGGGTCGACGCGGACGGCGCCGAGGCCGTGCGTTGGCTCGGCGAAGCGGCGGCCCAGGGTTCGCCCGAGGCCGCGGCCGAGCTGGCCGAGCTCTACTCGGCCGGCACCCTGATCGCGGCGGATCCGACCGAGGCGCTGCGCTGGTACGAGCAGGCAGCCGAATCGGCGGGTCCCGAGGAACACTTTGCGCTCGGCAACCGCTTGATGGCGGGCGAGGGCGTGATCGCCGACCCGCGTCGGGCGATCGAGTGGTGGACGCGCGCGGCCGATGCCGGGTTTCTCGATGCCCAGGTGGTCCTGGGTGCGGCCTATCTCGAAGGGACCGGCGTGCTGCGCGACTTCGGCAGGGCGGCGAAGTACTTCGAGGGCGCGGCGAAGGCTGGCAATCCCGCGGCCCAGAATCGTCTCGGCCTCCTCTACACCAACGACTACGGGCCGGCGCGCGATTACGCCGTCGCCTACCGCTGGTTCGAAGCGGCGGCTGCCCAGGGACACGCGGAAGGCCAGCTCAATCTTGCGACGATGCACCTGAACGGCCTCGGGGACGGAGCCAACCGGGAAGACGGGATCCGTTGGCTCCGCTCGGCGGCCGACACGGGAAGCCCGGTGGCCCAGCTCCGGCTGGCGACCTCCCTCGAGAAGGGCGACGGACTCGACGCCAATCTCGTGGATGCGCAGCGCTGGTACACCGCCGCCGCTGAGAACGGCCAGGGCAAGGCGGCGTTCCGGCTGGCCGAGGGGATCGAGGAAGGCACCTTCCCGAGCGCCGGCGACGGGGACGCGAAGACCTGGCTCGAGAAGGCGGCCGAGCTGGGGCATCCGCCCGCGCAGGTCGAGCTCGGCAAACGCCTCCTCGAAGGCACCGGGATGGAAGAGGACCACGCGGAGGCGTTCCGCTGGACCTACGAGGCGGCGACGGGTGGCAATCCGGAGGCGCAGAACCGACTGGGTGCGATGTACGACCGCGGCTACGGAGTCGACCGCAGCAGCGAAGAGGCGGTGCGCTGGTTCAAGCTCGCCGCCGAGCGCGGCTATCTCGACGCGCACACCAACCTGGCACTGGCATACCTGGGCGGCGATGGCGTCGAGCGGGACGTCGCCCGCGGTGTCCAGTTGCTCGAGGCGGCCGCCGAGCGAGGACAGCGCGATGCCGCATTCCTGTTGGCGAAGCGTTACCGGCTCGGCGACGGCGTCGAGCGCGATCCCGATGCCGCGGTCCGCTGGATGCGGAAAGCCGCCCAGCGCGGCTTGCCCCGGGCGCAGGCCGATCTGGGTTCGTGGTACGCGACGGGGAAGGGCGTCGACCGAGACGATGCGAGGGCACTCGCCTGGTTCACGCTCGCGCTCGAATCCGGTCTCAAGGGCATGGAGCGGCCGCATTCGCGTCTCCAGCGCCGCATGACGCCGGAGCAGCGACAGCGCGCCCAACGGCTCCTCACCCAGCTACGTGGCGAGCTCGCGGAGCAGGGTTGA
- a CDS encoding MBL fold metallo-hydrolase, which produces MAKRQEQEPARDTITELPGGVLRLELPIRLPGLGHVNCYAIPDADGVAVVDPGLPGPGTAKVLTERLKQAGFATRHVHTVIVTHSHPDHFGGAARLAKETGARVVGHHRFQFGPLSTVEAPEVSVDDLAAHHRHAHGDPDDEETLPETLQNAIEDAQAILERSRTRGRTPWGGERPAPPFWFRVRWRFARWLGKSFVPTITAPVEHGDVLQLGNREWFVTHTPGHTGDHICLHDPESGVLLAGDHVLPTITPHISGISSSPDPLASFFYSLDRVAEIHGIEQVLPAHGHPFEDLPARTEAIKRHHEERLEKVRSISRDFGIPETVEAFTRRLFRERSWGPMADSETYAHLEHLRIAGEADRTEDGHGTLRYVAG; this is translated from the coding sequence ATGGCGAAACGGCAAGAGCAAGAGCCCGCGCGCGACACGATCACCGAGCTGCCGGGCGGCGTGCTGCGGCTCGAGCTCCCGATCCGGCTGCCGGGTCTGGGCCACGTGAACTGCTACGCCATCCCCGACGCCGACGGGGTCGCGGTCGTCGACCCCGGCCTGCCCGGGCCGGGCACCGCGAAAGTGCTGACCGAACGGCTGAAACAAGCCGGGTTCGCGACGCGCCACGTCCACACCGTGATCGTCACCCACTCCCACCCCGACCACTTCGGCGGCGCCGCACGACTCGCAAAGGAGACGGGAGCCCGCGTCGTCGGCCACCATCGCTTCCAGTTCGGCCCGCTCTCCACCGTCGAAGCGCCCGAGGTCTCGGTGGACGACCTCGCCGCTCACCATCGCCACGCACACGGCGACCCCGACGACGAGGAGACCCTCCCCGAGACCCTGCAGAACGCGATCGAAGACGCTCAGGCCATCCTCGAACGCTCGCGGACACGCGGCCGTACGCCCTGGGGTGGTGAACGCCCTGCGCCGCCGTTCTGGTTCCGCGTCCGCTGGCGCTTCGCCCGCTGGTTGGGGAAATCCTTCGTACCGACCATCACCGCCCCCGTCGAGCACGGCGACGTCCTCCAGCTCGGCAACCGCGAATGGTTCGTCACCCACACGCCGGGCCACACCGGCGATCACATCTGTCTCCACGACCCCGAGTCGGGCGTCCTGTTGGCGGGCGACCATGTCCTGCCCACGATCACGCCCCACATCTCGGGAATCAGCAGCTCGCCCGACCCGCTCGCTTCGTTCTTCTACAGCCTGGACCGGGTGGCCGAGATCCACGGGATCGAGCAGGTGCTGCCGGCCCACGGTCACCCCTTCGAGGATCTTCCGGCCCGGACCGAAGCGATCAAGCGCCACCACGAGGAGCGCCTCGAGAAGGTGCGCTCGATTTCGCGGGACTTCGGGATCCCCGAAACCGTGGAGGCGTTCACTCGCCGACTCTTCAGGGAGCGGAGCTGGGGACCGATGGCAGACAGCGAGACCTACGCCCACCTGGAGCACCTGCGCATCGCGGGCGAAGCCGATCGCACCGAAGACGGCCACGGCACGCTCCGCTACGTCGCAGGTTGA
- a CDS encoding fused MFS/spermidine synthase gives MLFALLLTCFFLSGFSALLYETVWSREFAFVFGTSELAVVAVLAAYMGGLALGAALAARWAPRIRRPIWVYGVLELAIALWALAVPTAIRAIRGVYLGWLGGLEALPETLGWATHAFHLFGTFLVLVPCTALMGATLPLLARHAVTRDDQIGPRVGILYATNTLGAIGGTLAAAFVLLPAFGLRHTVWIGAGINALVFAAAALLSRAAPSHDAPAPVRTGGLPWILPLIAVSGAVSFAYEVLWFRMLGHILGASTAAFSTMLASFLAGIALGSAFASRFAKTQRAAGLGFVLAQLLTASLAWLGFLAADRLPELASALGANVNSLGPGALVSLLSLMPLTLCIGTTFPFAVRLLARNAEEATASSARVYAWNTVGSIFGAVGTGYVLLPWLGLEGTLMAGATASLVLAGLAALFVAPRRPLLAGAAVAVAVALTLIGAPRPDSLLRHSPFGSHFDGEFSYLGVGRSATVSVVQTGERWRLATNGLPESLVAPTGYPRNLTAARWLSMLPVLARPNASDMLIIGLGGGITVNAVSAQVSNVEVIELEPEVVVANRSLPGREGGDPLGEPRISLRVGDARGALILADRRYDAIVSQPSHPWTSGASHLYTREFFQLVDSRLTEDGVFVQWIGSAFVDAPRIGSLLAALQDVFTHVQTFWVQGALVMVSSQAPFDWKASVPRAIAAAPESFAEEGIHRTEDVLAALIADEAKTRELAAGAPINSDDHNRLAMSNHPVRNGSRAWISELVDSPPSLVHHLDDLDLAVLTRRMWRMGTTQRVKQLAEVADSGTQALMLGWLLFENRQPQRAAALFRQALAADPTNRDAATGLALVDPEADLGGLPAAARSVALGRRLPPGSWNELRALDDDLATWRPGDLLYREANELRARWRFASGEPARLEEALTLVNEMLPRDYLPRHLLLRAELLWKTDRRDVAAATLDALAQLLSARPAPAIARRAASIARSLSPPAAASVITGLEQEARRQPRRGAAAQAR, from the coding sequence ATGTTGTTCGCGCTTCTGCTGACGTGCTTCTTCCTCTCCGGATTCTCGGCGCTGCTCTACGAGACGGTCTGGAGCCGGGAGTTCGCCTTCGTCTTCGGCACCTCGGAGCTGGCCGTGGTGGCCGTGCTCGCGGCCTACATGGGTGGCCTCGCCCTCGGCGCCGCGCTCGCTGCGCGCTGGGCTCCGCGCATTCGGCGGCCCATCTGGGTCTACGGGGTACTCGAGCTCGCGATCGCCCTGTGGGCGCTGGCGGTCCCGACCGCGATTCGGGCGATCCGGGGCGTCTACCTCGGCTGGCTGGGCGGCCTGGAAGCCCTCCCCGAGACGCTCGGCTGGGCCACCCACGCCTTCCATCTCTTCGGGACCTTTCTCGTCCTGGTGCCGTGCACGGCACTGATGGGAGCCACCCTCCCTCTTCTGGCGCGGCATGCCGTGACGCGCGACGACCAGATCGGACCTCGGGTCGGCATCCTCTATGCGACGAACACCCTGGGCGCGATCGGAGGCACCCTGGCCGCGGCCTTCGTGCTGCTGCCCGCCTTCGGCCTGCGTCACACGGTCTGGATCGGTGCCGGCATCAACGCGCTCGTGTTCGCGGCGGCCGCCCTGCTCTCGCGCGCGGCACCCTCCCACGACGCGCCCGCCCCCGTGCGTACGGGCGGCCTGCCCTGGATCCTGCCGCTGATCGCCGTCTCGGGTGCCGTGTCCTTCGCGTACGAAGTGCTCTGGTTCCGCATGCTCGGCCACATCCTGGGCGCCAGCACCGCCGCCTTCTCGACGATGCTCGCGAGTTTCCTGGCCGGCATCGCGCTCGGCAGCGCCTTCGCGTCGCGCTTCGCCAAGACCCAGCGCGCCGCCGGCCTCGGCTTCGTGCTCGCCCAGCTCCTCACCGCCAGCCTGGCCTGGCTCGGCTTCCTGGCGGCCGACCGCCTCCCCGAGCTGGCCTCGGCACTCGGTGCCAACGTGAACTCGCTCGGCCCGGGCGCGCTCGTCTCGCTGCTCTCGCTGATGCCCCTCACCCTGTGCATCGGCACGACCTTCCCATTCGCCGTTCGACTGCTGGCCCGCAACGCCGAGGAAGCCACCGCATCGAGCGCCCGCGTCTACGCGTGGAACACTGTCGGATCGATCTTCGGTGCGGTCGGCACGGGCTACGTGCTGCTCCCCTGGCTCGGCCTCGAGGGGACGTTGATGGCGGGCGCGACCGCCAGTCTCGTGCTCGCCGGACTCGCGGCCCTCTTCGTCGCCCCCCGTCGCCCGTTGCTCGCCGGCGCGGCCGTCGCCGTCGCCGTCGCTCTCACCCTGATCGGCGCACCGCGTCCCGATTCGCTCTTGCGCCATTCGCCCTTCGGGAGCCACTTCGACGGCGAGTTCAGCTACCTGGGCGTCGGACGCTCGGCCACCGTCTCCGTGGTCCAGACGGGGGAGCGCTGGCGCCTGGCCACGAACGGGCTCCCCGAGTCGCTGGTCGCTCCCACCGGCTATCCCCGCAATCTGACGGCCGCGCGTTGGCTCTCGATGCTCCCGGTCCTCGCGCGTCCCAACGCCAGCGACATGCTGATCATCGGACTCGGGGGGGGCATCACCGTCAACGCGGTGAGTGCGCAGGTGTCGAACGTCGAGGTCATCGAGCTCGAGCCCGAGGTGGTCGTGGCGAACCGCTCGTTGCCCGGGCGTGAGGGGGGCGACCCGCTCGGCGAACCGCGCATCTCGCTCCGGGTCGGCGACGCGCGCGGCGCCTTGATCCTGGCCGACCGCCGCTACGACGCGATCGTCTCGCAGCCCAGCCACCCCTGGACCTCGGGCGCGTCTCACCTCTACACGCGTGAGTTCTTCCAACTCGTGGACTCGCGCCTCACCGAGGACGGCGTCTTCGTCCAGTGGATCGGCAGCGCATTCGTGGACGCCCCGCGGATCGGGAGCCTGCTCGCCGCGCTCCAGGACGTCTTCACCCACGTCCAGACCTTCTGGGTGCAGGGCGCCCTGGTCATGGTCTCGTCCCAGGCCCCGTTCGACTGGAAGGCGTCCGTGCCGCGCGCGATCGCAGCCGCGCCCGAGAGCTTTGCCGAGGAGGGCATCCACCGGACCGAGGACGTGCTGGCCGCGCTGATCGCGGACGAAGCCAAGACGCGCGAACTCGCGGCGGGCGCTCCGATCAACAGCGACGATCACAACCGACTCGCCATGTCGAACCACCCGGTGCGCAACGGCTCCCGGGCCTGGATCTCCGAACTGGTGGACTCGCCGCCCTCGCTCGTCCACCACCTCGACGACCTCGACCTCGCGGTCCTGACCCGACGCATGTGGCGGATGGGAACCACCCAACGCGTGAAGCAGCTCGCCGAGGTGGCGGATTCCGGAACGCAGGCGCTGATGTTGGGCTGGCTGCTCTTCGAGAACCGGCAACCCCAGCGCGCCGCCGCGCTGTTTCGGCAGGCGCTCGCCGCCGACCCGACGAACCGGGACGCGGCGACCGGTCTCGCGCTGGTCGATCCGGAGGCCGACCTCGGCGGTCTGCCGGCAGCCGCCCGAAGCGTCGCATTGGGTCGGCGCCTGCCGCCCGGCAGCTGGAACGAGCTACGCGCGCTCGACGACGATCTCGCGACCTGGCGTCCGGGCGACCTCCTCTACCGCGAAGCCAACGAACTGCGAGCGCGCTGGCGCTTCGCGAGTGGCGAGCCGGCGCGACTCGAGGAGGCCCTCACCCTCGTGAACGAGATGCTGCCGCGCGACTACCTGCCGCGACACCTGCTGCTGCGCGCCGAACTCCTGTGGAAGACGGATCGACGCGACGTCGCCGCGGCGACCCTCGATGCCCTGGCCCAACTCCTGAGCGCACGTCCCGCACCGGCCATTGCGCGACGCGCCGCTTCGATCGCGCGCTCGCTCTCGCCGCCGGCCGCGGCTTCGGTGATCACCGGCCTCGAGCAGGAGGCGCGACGCCAGCCGCGACGTGGAGCGGCGGCGCAGGCTCGCTGA
- a CDS encoding fused MFS/spermidine synthase, producing MIFAYLLVCFFLSGFSALLYETAWSREFAFVFGTSELAVVAVLAAYMGGLALGAAVASRWAHRVRRPVLAYGVIELGIALWALAVPWLIRGLRTLYLGWLGGLDVLPETLGLSTHAFHLFGAFLVLVPCTALMGATLPLLARHAVTKNEQVGPRIGLLYAINTFGAIAGTLTAAFVLLPAVGLRNTVYIGAIINGLVFLAAAGLARQAPNEGGPVAVRSTGLPWILPLILVSGAVSFGYEVLWFRLLGHVVGGSTAAFSTMLASFLAGIALGSAVASRWARTHAAARNGFVVAQLATATLAWLGFHGAAWLPELARGLGASLNNLGAGAVVSMGALLPLTLCVGATFPFAVRLLAKDAEDASASSARVYAWNTVGSIIGAVGTGYWLLPWLGLEGTLVAGAATNLALAAIAALWETPRRVPLANLAGAAFLVLLLAAPPRPEALIRSSPMGGGVADGDFHYFAVGRSATVALVDQGVSWRLSTNGLPESIITPPGYPNGALAARWLSLLPTLARPDIEDMLIIGLGGGVTVGAVPQQVRSVDVIELEPEVAAANRSVPERSDGHPLEDPRVSLRLTDARGALILADKTFDAIVSQPSHPWTSGASHLYTKDFFELVRARLSDDGMFVQWIGGSFVDPNQLRSLVASLVAVFGHVEVYMPAGGAVVLMASPAPFDITEVAPQVIAANPDDYSREGLDRIEDLLPARVLDIEGSRAAAEGAQLTTDDWNLLATASTLVYGGGRQRLRPLLQPLDPLPAIATDYDLVALTRRLFGQTPVRLKRLAATLPPGPAALVRGWFALEAGRPAEAMREFEAATQFDATLAEARDALAFVRRDPTVEGLSPQLRDLISAKRQERESWEAVRDLDTSLALWKPGDVWYPEAAELRVRWRIEIGDADDHAEALRLLDRRLQRRYESRSLLMRARLGYELGRQRLGWYSLDALADKLGGRPNARLATPALRLARLLGPPPDPGIVEALRAANRPR from the coding sequence ATGATCTTCGCGTACCTCCTCGTCTGCTTCTTCCTGTCCGGGTTCTCCGCCCTGCTCTACGAGACCGCCTGGTCTCGAGAGTTCGCCTTCGTGTTCGGCACGTCGGAGCTGGCCGTGGTCGCGGTGCTCGCGGCCTACATGGGTGGCCTCGCCCTGGGTGCCGCCGTCGCCAGCCGCTGGGCCCACCGCGTGCGACGCCCAGTGCTGGCCTACGGCGTGATCGAGCTCGGCATCGCGCTCTGGGCGCTTGCCGTTCCCTGGCTCATCAGGGGCCTGCGAACGCTGTATCTGGGATGGCTCGGCGGCCTCGACGTGCTGCCGGAAACCCTGGGACTCTCCACCCACGCCTTCCACCTCTTCGGTGCGTTCCTGGTGCTGGTTCCGTGCACGGCACTGATGGGCGCCACGTTGCCGCTCCTGGCGCGCCATGCCGTCACCAAGAACGAGCAGGTGGGTCCTCGCATCGGCCTGCTCTACGCGATCAACACCTTCGGCGCGATCGCCGGGACGCTCACGGCGGCCTTCGTCCTGCTGCCCGCCGTCGGCCTCCGCAACACGGTGTACATCGGCGCCATCATCAACGGTCTGGTCTTCCTCGCGGCCGCCGGCCTGGCACGGCAGGCCCCGAACGAGGGCGGCCCCGTCGCCGTACGCAGTACCGGGTTGCCGTGGATCCTCCCGCTGATTCTCGTCTCGGGCGCCGTGTCGTTCGGCTACGAAGTCCTGTGGTTCCGCCTGCTGGGACACGTGGTGGGCGGCAGCACCGCGGCGTTCTCGACCATGCTCGCCAGCTTCCTCGCCGGTATCGCGCTCGGGTCGGCCGTCGCCTCGCGCTGGGCCCGCACCCACGCCGCGGCCCGCAACGGTTTCGTCGTGGCTCAGCTCGCCACCGCCACCCTCGCCTGGCTCGGTTTCCACGGCGCAGCGTGGCTACCGGAGCTCGCGCGTGGTCTCGGCGCGAGCCTCAACAATCTCGGGGCCGGTGCGGTCGTATCGATGGGGGCGTTGCTGCCACTCACGCTCTGCGTCGGTGCCACCTTCCCCTTCGCCGTCCGGCTGCTCGCGAAGGATGCGGAGGATGCGTCGGCGTCGAGTGCGCGGGTCTACGCGTGGAACACGGTGGGGTCGATCATCGGCGCGGTCGGCACCGGATACTGGCTCCTGCCCTGGCTGGGTCTCGAAGGCACGCTGGTCGCCGGGGCCGCGACGAACCTGGCTCTCGCCGCGATCGCCGCGCTCTGGGAAACGCCGCGACGCGTGCCCCTCGCCAACCTCGCCGGTGCGGCGTTCCTCGTCCTGCTCCTCGCCGCGCCGCCGCGCCCCGAAGCGCTGATCCGCTCTTCGCCGATGGGCGGTGGCGTCGCCGATGGCGACTTCCACTACTTCGCGGTCGGCCGTTCCGCGACCGTCGCGCTGGTCGACCAGGGTGTCAGCTGGCGTCTCTCCACGAACGGCCTGCCCGAGTCGATCATCACCCCGCCCGGCTATCCCAACGGCGCGCTGGCGGCGCGTTGGCTGTCGCTGCTGCCGACCCTCGCGCGGCCGGACATCGAGGACATGCTGATCATCGGGCTCGGCGGCGGCGTGACCGTCGGCGCGGTCCCCCAACAGGTCCGTTCGGTCGACGTCATCGAACTCGAGCCCGAAGTCGCGGCCGCGAATCGCTCGGTACCCGAGCGCAGCGACGGCCACCCGCTCGAGGATCCCCGGGTCTCTCTGCGACTCACCGACGCGCGGGGGGCTCTGATCCTCGCGGACAAGACCTTCGACGCGATCGTCTCCCAGCCGAGCCACCCGTGGACGTCCGGCGCGTCCCATCTGTACACGAAGGACTTCTTCGAACTGGTCCGAGCCCGACTCTCCGACGACGGCATGTTCGTGCAGTGGATCGGGGGGAGCTTCGTCGACCCGAACCAGCTGCGCTCGCTCGTCGCGTCGCTCGTGGCCGTGTTCGGCCACGTCGAGGTGTACATGCCCGCCGGTGGCGCGGTCGTCCTGATGGCGTCGCCCGCTCCCTTCGACATCACCGAGGTCGCGCCCCAGGTGATCGCGGCCAACCCGGACGACTATTCACGCGAAGGCCTCGATCGCATCGAAGACCTGCTGCCGGCCCGGGTGCTCGACATCGAAGGCAGCCGCGCCGCTGCGGAGGGCGCCCAGCTCACCACCGACGACTGGAATCTGCTCGCCACCGCGAGCACCCTCGTCTATGGCGGAGGCCGTCAACGCCTGCGCCCGCTCCTCCAGCCCCTCGATCCGCTCCCGGCCATCGCGACCGACTACGACCTGGTCGCGCTGACCCGGCGCCTGTTCGGGCAGACCCCCGTGCGTCTGAAACGGCTCGCCGCCACGCTCCCGCCGGGTCCGGCGGCGCTGGTACGCGGTTGGTTCGCGCTCGAAGCCGGCCGTCCCGCCGAGGCGATGCGCGAGTTCGAGGCGGCCACCCAGTTCGACGCCACCCTCGCGGAGGCCCGCGATGCCCTCGCCTTCGTGCGTCGCGACCCGACCGTCGAGGGGCTGTCGCCGCAACTGCGCGACCTGATCTCGGCGAAGCGCCAGGAACGCGAGAGCTGGGAGGCCGTACGCGACCTCGACACCAGCCTCGCGCTCTGGAAGCCCGGAGACGTCTGGTATCCCGAAGCGGCGGAGCTGCGCGTCCGGTGGCGCATCGAGATCGGGGACGCGGACGACCACGCGGAAGCGCTTCGGCTGCTGGATCGGCGCCTCCAGCGCCGCTACGAGAGCCGCTCGCTGCTGATGCGGGCCCGGCTCGGCTACGAGCTCGGCCGGCAGCGCCTGGGCTGGTACTCCTTGGACGCCCTGGCCGACAAGCTGGGCGGCCGCCCCAACGCCCGGTTGGCCACGCCCGCGTTGCGGCTGGCCCGGCTCCTCGGTCCGCCTCCCGACCCCGGGATCGTCGAGGCACTGCGCGCCGCGAACCGCCCGCGCTAG